Part of the Leptospira ellinghausenii genome, GGCATGGACCAATCGGAGATAATGACCGCAACAGAATTTCCTTCTTCTTCTAATTCTAAAATTAAGTCCCAGGCTTCGTTGGCATTTTCTGCCGTTAGGTATTTGAACCTCTCTCCAAAATGGTGTTTCACTTGGGATTTCATGCTGAGTAAAATGATGGACTCATCATCTACAAAAAGAATTCCCTTTTTCCCATTTTTATTTTCCGTGAGAATTTCCACAGGACAAAGTTTTATCCGTTCTCTTTTAGATTGCAAGTAAATCTTGCCAAAATCCTAGAATTTCTACACTTGGGTCTTTATGACAGCTTACCCAACTTTACTTTCTCCTTTATCCCTTGGATTCACTACATTAAAAAACCGAACCATTATGGGTTCCATGCACACAGGCCTTGAAGAGGCTCCGAATGGATACGAACGTATGGCCGTTTTTTATGGGGAAAGGGCAAAGGGTGGAGTCGCTCTCATTGTGACTGGTGGCATTGCACCGAATGAGGCCGGACGTGTGTCGAAGGGTGGCAGTGTGATGGAAACGGAAGAAGAAGCAATGCACCACCGTGTTGTCACAGACGCAGTCCACAAAGAAGGTGGAAAAATT contains:
- a CDS encoding response regulator; amino-acid sequence: MEILTENKNGKKGILFVDDESIILLSMKSQVKHHFGERFKYLTAENANEAWDLILELEEEGNSVAVIISDWSMPGMNGDEFLRKVHKRFPSIEKVIITGFADEKLVTALEKEIGLVTCLKKPWDEKELITAITQAIDHD